One Vitis vinifera cultivar Pinot Noir 40024 chromosome 8, ASM3070453v1 genomic window carries:
- the LOC100267511 gene encoding uncharacterized protein LOC100267511, whose product MVTVNLGMLHHILDHVYGAFMHRTKISPPFFSRGWGGAKLDLLERMIKQLFPEAAENWPPSLIQPIWKTVWETKTACLREGVFKTPCDERLLSALPPESHTARVAFLTPKFVPPQKMACVVHLAGTGDHTFERRLRLGGPLLKENIATMVLESPFYGQRRPVLQRGAKLLCVSDLLLLGRATIEEARSLLHWLDSEAGFGKMGVCGLSMGGVHAAMVGSLHPTPVATLPFLSPHSAVVAFCEGILKHATAWEALREDLAVQKAAMTLEDVRERMRNVLSLTDVTRFPIPKNPNAVIFVAATDDGYIPKHSVLELQKAWPGSEVRWVTGGHVSSFILHNGEFRRAIVDGLDRLQWKESPS is encoded by the exons ATGGTCACTGTGAATCTGGGAATGCTCCATCACATACTGGACCATGTATATGGGGCATTCATGCACAGAACAAAGATAAGTCCTCCATTCTTCTCCAGAGGATGGGGTGGGGCAAAGCTTGATCTTCTGGAGAGAATGATCAAACAACTATTTCCTGAAGCTGCGGAGAATTGGCCCCCTAGTTTGATCCAACCCATTTGGAAAACGGTTTGGGAAACAAAGACTGCTTGTTTGAGAGAAGGAGTTTTCAAAACCCCTTGTGACGAGCGGCTTCTGAGTGCATTGCCTCCTGAGAGTCATACTGCAAGGGTTGCTTTCCTTACTCCCAAATTCGTGCCACCCCAGAAGATGGCTTGTGTGGTTCATCTTGCAG GCACTGGGGACCATACATTTGAGCGAAGATTGCGTCTTGGTGGTCCATTGTTGAAGGAAAACATAGCAACCATGGTGCTTGAAAG CCCTTTTTATGGTCAGAGACGACCTGTGCTGCAGCGTGGTGCTAAGCTCTTGTGTGTGAGTGACTTGCTATTGCTAGGAAGGGCCACCATTGAAGAAGCCCGTAGTCTTCTACATTGGTTAGACTCTGAAGCAGGGTTTGGCAAGATGGGTGTCTGTGGACTTAGCATGG GTGGAGTACATGCTGCAATGGTTGGATCTCTGCACCCCACCCCTGTTGCTACCCTTCCTTTTCTCTCTCCACACTCTGCTGTTGTGGCATTCTGTGAAGGGATATTAAAACACGCAACTGCATGGGAGGCACTGAGAGAGGACCTTGCAGTGCAGAAGGCTGCAATGACTCTCGAGGATGTTAGAGAGCGGATGCGAAATGTACTGTCTCTCACAGATGTCACACGCTTCCCAATCCCCAAAAATCCCAATGCCGTTATCTTTGTTGCTGCTACT GATGATGGATATATCCCAAAACACTCAGTGCTGGAACTTCAGAAAGCTTGGCCTGGCTCAGAAGTGAGGTGGGTCACCGGAGGGCACGTCTCATCTTTTATTCTTCACAATGGTGAATTCCGCAGGGCGATAGTTGATGGGCTTGACAGATTACAATGGAAGGAGTCTCCATCGTGA
- the LOC100253679 gene encoding cytochrome P450 93A3 codes for MADFQGYITLFLIWLVSTILIRAIFTKWRTTVHLPPSPLALPIIGHLHLLAPIPHQAFHKLSHRYGPLIHLFLGSVPCVVASSPEMAKEFLKTHETSFSNRPKIAAVDFLTYGSADFSFAPYGLYWKFMKKLCMSELLSGRRLDQFYHIRCTEIKWFMQSIMEKAEAGEEIDVREELIRVTNNVISTMTMSLRCSDSENEAGEVKRLVQEVAELTGKFNLSDFIWFCKNLDLQGFGKRLKEVHERFDSMIEKIMREHEEARKKEMGGGGDAAKDVLDILLDISEDQSSEIKLTRENIKAFILDIFAAGTDTSAITTEWALAELINNPNIMEKARQEIDSVVGKNKLVEESDIANLPYLQAIVKETLRLHPTGPLIVRESSEDCTIGGYDIPAGTRLFVNVWAIGRDPNHWENPLEFQPERFVNEDGTLKSQLEVRGQHFYLLPFGSGRRGCPGTSLALQVVQTSLAAMIQCFEWKVRDGGNGTLNMEEGPGLTLPRAHPLICVPVARLHLFP; via the exons ATGGCTGACTTCCAAGGTTACATCACTCTCTTCCTAATTTGGTTAGTCTCCACCATCCTGATTCGAGCCATCTTCACCAAATGGCGAACAACCGTTCATCTTCCACCAAGCCCACTAGCCCTGCCAATCATTGGTCACCTCCATCTCCTTGCTCCTATACCTCACCAAGCTTTTCACAAGCTCTCACACCGCTATGGACCATTAATTCATCTCTTCCTCGGATCTGTCCCCTGTGTTGTTGCTTCCTCCCCAGAAATGGCCAAAGAGTTCCTCAAAACTCATGAAACTTCATTCTCTAATCGACCCAAAATTGCTGCTGTTGATTTCTTGACATATGGCTCAGCTGACTTTTCCTTTGCTCCCTATGGGCTCTACTGGAAGTTCATGAAGAAACTTTGCATGTCAGAACTTCTTTCTGGTCGAAGGCTAGACCAGTTCTATCACATTAGATGTACAGAGATAAAATGGTTTATGCAGTCAATAATGGAAAAAGCTGAAGCCGGTGAGGAAATTGATGTTCGAGAAGAACTTATAAGGGTGACTAACAATGTGATATCAACAATGACCATGAGTCTAAGGTGTTCTGATAGTGAAAATGAAGCTGGTGAAGTAAAGAGATTGGTGCAAGAAGTAGCTGAGCTCACTGGAAAGTTTAATTTGTCagattttatttggttttgtaAGAATTTAGATTTGCAAGGATTTGGGAAAAGGCTCAAGGAAGTTCATGAGAGGTTTGACTCAATGATAGAGAAGATTATGAGGGAGCATGAGGAGGCAAGGAAGAAGGAGATGGGTGGTGGAGGCGATGCAGCAAAGGATGTACTTGATATTTTACTTGACATATCAGAAGATCAAAGCtcagaaataaaattaacaagagAGAACATCAAGGCCTTCATCCTG GATATATTTGCAGCAGGGACTGACACATCTGCCATTACAACCGAATGGGCACTAGCAGAGCTGATCAACAACCCAAATATTATGGAGAAAGCAAGACAAGAGATAGATTCCGTGGTTGGCAAAAACAAACTAGTAGAAGAATCAGATATCGCAAACCTTCCCTACCTCCAAGCCATTGTTAAGGAAACACTAAGGCTACATCCCACGGGTCCATTGATTGTTAGAGAGTCATCTGAGGACTGCACCATTGGGGGTTATGATATTCCCGCAGGAACCCGGCTATTTGTTAATGTGTGGGCTATAGGAAGGGATCCAAACCACTGGGAGAACCCACTTGAGTTCCAGCCTGAGAGGTTTGTTAATGAAGACGGGACTTTAAAGAGCCAGTTGGAAGTTAGGGGACAACATTTTTATCTGCTGCCATTTGGAAGTGGAAGAAGAGGTTGCCCTGGAACTTCACTAGCACTACAGGTCGTCCAAACAAGCCTTGCTGCTATGATTCAGTGCTTTGAGTGGAAGGTGAGGGACGGGGGCAATGGAACTCTTAACATGGAAGAGGGACCAGGGCTCACTCTTCCAAGGGCTCATCCTTTGATTTGTGTCCCAGTGGCTAGACTCCACCTATTTCCATag
- the LOC100248575 gene encoding cytochrome P450 93A3, whose product MVRPFFTKYRRTKLRLPPGPVALPIIGHLHLLLPVSNVHVVYQKLSWRYGPLMHFFFGSVPCVVVSSPEMAKELLQNQDVVFSNRPKKVVAELVAYGDADLTYAPYGAKWRFMKKLCMTELLGMQTIHHFGPIRREERNRLLQRLLKKAKAGEAVDVKAELLRLTGDIVSRMSMSRRCSDNEDEAAGVKKSILEMASMAMKLNVTDFIWFCKKLDIQGFLKKAKAARDKYDSMIERIISEHEEARRKKEAGDGNGEVKDLIDMLLDTTEDEKAEMRLTRENIKALMLNMIGGGTTSPAHAMEWALAELINRPNLMEKARHEIDSVVGKDRLVEESDITNLPYVEAIVRETLRLHPPGHFIVRESIEDCKVGGYDIPAKTQLIVNVWAIGRDPNSWENPLEFQPERFLNEGGINRRLNVRGQQFHLLPFGSGRRLCPGTTLALQVLHTTIAALIQCFDWKVNGNIDMKEGFGSTRATPLVCVPVVRLNPLPIYTS is encoded by the exons ATGGTCCGGCCTTTCTTCACCAAATATCGAAGAACAAAACTTCGTCTTCCACCCGGCCCCGTTGCCCTACCTATCATTGGACACCTCCACCTTCTTCTTCCTGTCTCGAACGTTCATGTAGTCTATCAGAAGCTCTCATGGCGCTATGGACCCCTAATGCACTTCTTCTTTGGCTCTGTCCCTTGTGTTGTTGTGTCCTCTCCAGAGATGGCAAAAGAGTTACTTCAAAACCAAGATGTTGTATTCTCCAACCGGCCCAAAAAGGTCGTTGCTGAACTTGTAGCCTATGGCGACGCTGACCTTACATATGCTCCATATGGAGCAAAGTGGAGATTCATGAAGAAACTGTGTATGACCGAACTACTTGGCATGCAGACGATACACCACTTTGGTCCCATTAGGCGCGAGGAGAGGAACCGACTCTTACAGAGACTACTAAAAAAGGCCAAAGCTGGTGAGGCGGTTGATGTTAAAGCTGAGCTTTTGAGGCTAACCGGTGACATAGTGTCAAGAATGAGTATGAGCCGAAGATGCTCAGACAATGAAGATGAGGCTGCCGGGGTGAAGAAGTCGATACTAGAAATGGCCAGTATGGCAATGAAGCTTAATGTGACAGATTTTATCTGGTTCTGTAAGAAATTAGATATTCAGGGTTTCTTAAAGAAGGCAAAGGCAGCTCGTGATAAATACGACTCCATGATCGAGAGGATTATAAGCGAGCATGAAGAGGCGAGGAGGAAGAAGGAAGCAGGTGATGGGAATGGTGAAGTGAAGGATTTGATTGATATGTTACTTGATACAACAGAAGACGAGAAGGCTGAGATGAGATTGACAAGAGAGAACATTAAGGCCTTGATGCTG AATATGATTGGAGGAGGGACAACTTCACCTGCTCATGCGATGGAATGGGCACTCGCAGAACTAATTAACCGCCCAAATCTTATGGAGAAAGCAAGACATGAAATTGATTCTGTCGTCGGAAAGGACAGACTGGTGGAAGAATCAGATATTACCAACCTTCCCTATGTTGAGGCCATTGTGAGGGAAACGCTAAGGCTTCACCCTCCGGGTCATTTCATTGTTAGGGAATCAATTGAAGACTGCAAAGTTGGAGGCTATGACATTCCTGCGAAGACCCAGCTAATTGTTAATGTGTGGGCTATCGGAAGGGATCCAAATTCCTGGGAGAACCCACTCGAGTTCCAGCCTGAGAGATTTCTCAACGAGGGAGGTATAAACAGGCGATTGAATGTAAGAGGACAGCAGTTCCATCTGCTGCCCTTTGGTAGTGGAAGAAGACTTTGCCCCGGAACTACACTAGCACTGCAGGTTCTCCATACAACCATTGCTGCTCTCATTCAGTGCTTTGACTGGAAAGTAAACGGCAATATTGATATGAAAGAGGGATTTGGCTCAACCCGAGCAACCCCCTTGGTCTGCGTCCCAGTGGTCAGGCTGAACCCACTACCAATATATACAAGTTGA
- the LOC100243444 gene encoding cytochrome P450 93A3, translating into MVDVQDYIILFLIWLVSVVVVHALFTKYRTRVRRPPGPLALPIIGHFHLLGSKPHQSLHKLSLRYGPLFQLFLGSIPCVVVSSPEMAKEFLQTHDISFSNRPKLSNADYLTYGSVDLAFSSYGPYWKFMKKLCMTKLLGLQTLEKFVPVMREERHLFLQTLLGKAEAGETVDVKGEIMRLTNNLVTRILLRHRCSGNEDDASEVREFMKEIVQLTGSFNLADFIWFCKNLDLQGFKKRVKEARGRFDTMMERIMKAHEEERRKKRDPNNGGDTVNDLLDILLDIIEDEKEEMRLTRENVKAIILNIFGGGTDTSAAAAVWAVAELINHPNIMEKARQEIDSVVGKDRLVEESDIANLPYLQAIVKETLRLHPPGAVIARESIEDCTIRGYDIPTKTQLFVNLWAIGRDPNYWENPLEFWPERFLREDGSLKSQLDVKGQHFHLLPFGSGRRICPGISLALQVVQTSLAAMIQCFEWRVGGGNGNVDMEEGPDAALAHPLVCVPVARLNPFPNYTM; encoded by the exons ATGGTTGATGTCCAAGACTATATCATTCTCTTCCTCATTTGGCTCGTATCTGTCGTCGTGGTTCATGCCTTGTTCACCAAGTACCGGACCAGGGTGCGACGACCACCGGGCCCACTAGCCCTACCTATCATCGGACACTTCCACCTCCTCGGCTCAAAACCTCACCAATCCCTTCACAAGCTCTCGCTCCGCTATGGACCGCTATTTCAACTCTTCCTTGGTTCCATCCCTTGTGTGGTAGTTTCCTCTCCGGAGATGGCAAAAGAGTTTCTCCAAACCCATGATATTTCATTCTCCAACCGACCCAAACTCAGCAATGCTGATTACCTAACCTACGGCTCGGTTGATCTTGCCTTTTCTTCATATGGGCCCTATTggaaattcatgaagaaactttGCATGACCAAACTTCTCGGCCTCCAAACACTAGAGAAATTTGTCCCAGTTATGAGAGAAGAGAGACATCTATTTTTGCAAACACTATTGGGAAAAGCTGAAGCAGGTGAGACAGTTGATGTTAAAGGAGAGATTATGAGGCTAACAAACAACTTAGTAACAAGAATTCTTCTGAGGCACAGGTGTTCTGGGAATGAGGATGATGCTAGCGAAGTGAGAGAGTTTATGAAAGAGATAGTACAGCTCACAGGCAGTTTTAACTTGGCAGATTTTATCTGGTTTTGTAAGAATTTGGATCTGCAAGGATTTAAGAAGAGAGTCAAAGAAGCTCGTGGAAGGTTTGATACAATGATGGAAAGGATTATGAAGGCTCATGAAGAAGAAAGGAGGAAGAAAAGGGATCCGAATAATGGAGGAGACACAGTGAATGACTTGCTTGATATTTTACTTGATATAATCGAAGATGAGAAAGAGGAGATGAGACTGACAAGAGAGAACGTCAAGGCCATCATCCTG AATATTTTTGGAGGGGGAACGGATACATCTGCTGCAGCAGCAGTATGGGCAGTAGCAGAGCTAATTAACCACCCAAACATTATGGAGAAAGCAAGACAAGAGATAGATTCTGTAGTGGGAAAGGATAGACTTGTGGAAGAATCAGATATCGCAAACCTTCCTTATCTTCAAGCCATTGTTAAGGAGACACTTAGGCTCCATCCTCCTGGTGCAGTGATCGCTAGAGAATCTATTGAAGATTGCACCATCAGAGGTTATGATATTCCTACAAAGACACAATTATTTGTTAACTTGTGGGCTATTGGAAGGGACCCAAATTACTGGGAGAACCCACTTGAGTTCTGGCCTGAGAGGTTCCTGAGAGAGGATGGGAGTTTAAAGAGTCAGTTGGATGTAAAGGGGCAACATTTTCATCTACTGCCATTTGGGAGTGGAAGGAGAATATGCCCTGGAATTTCACTAGCACTACAGGTTGTTCAGACAAGCTTGGCTGCTATGATTCAATGTTTTGAATGGAGGGTTGGTGGAGGAAATGGAAATGTTGATATGGAAGAGGGACCTGATGCAGCCCTCGCACACCCTTTGGTTTGTGTCCCAGTGGCCAGGTTGAATCCATTTCCAAATTATACAATGTAA
- the LOC100265763 gene encoding cytochrome P450 93A2 → MADVQDHVILFLIWLISFILARALFTKYRTRVRRPPGPLALPIIGHFHLLGSKPYQSLHKLSLRYGPLFQFYFGSIPSVVVSSGEMAKEFLQTHDISFANRPKLSNIDYLFYGSNDIAFASYGPYWKFMKKLSMTKLLGVQTLDKFVPVMREERHLFLQTLLGKAEAGEAVDVKKEIMRLTNNLITKMIMRHRCSDSEDDATEVKELMTEMMKLIGSFNLSDFVWFCKNLDLQGFKKRVKEARARFDAIMERVMKAREEERRKKRDMNDAGVAMNDFLDILLDIMENEKEEMRLTRENVKGIILDIFGGGTETSGTAAIWAVAELINHPNIMEKARQEIDSVVGKDRLVEESDIANLPYLQAIVKEILRLHPPGALIARESTEDCTIGGYHIPAKTQLFVNRWAIGRDPNYWENPLQFLPERFLTEDGSLKSHLDVRGQHFHLLPFGSGRRICPGVSLALQVIQTSLAAMIQCFEWRVGDGGNGNVDMEEGPNAVLVHPLICVPVARVNPFPKYTM, encoded by the exons ATGGCTGATGTCCAAGACCACGTCATTCTGTTCCTCATCTGGCTCATATCTTTCATCCTGGCCCGAGCCTTGTTCACAAAATACCGGACCAGGGTGCGACGTCCACCGGGCCCACTAGCACTACCTATCATCGGACACTTCCACCTCCTTGGCTCAAAACCTTACCAATCCCTTCACAAACTCTCACTCCGCTATGGACCGCTTTTTCAATTCTACTTTGGTTCCATCCCTAGTGTGGTAGTTTCCTCCGGGGAGATGGCAAAAGAGTTTCTCCAAACCCATGACATTTCATTTGCCAACCGACCCAAACTCAGCAATATTGATTATCTATTCTATGGCTCAAATGATATTGCCTTTGCTTCATATGGACCCTATTGGAAATTCATGAAAAAACTTTCTATGACCAAACTTCTAGGTGTCCAAACACTAGATAAATTTGTCCCAGTTATGAGAGAAGAGAGACATCTATTTTTGCAGACACTACTGGGAAAAGCTGAAGCAGGTGAGGCGGTTGATGTAAAGAAAGAGATTATGAGGctaacaaacaacttaataacaaaaatgatcATGAGACACAGATGTTCTGACAGCGAAGATGATGCTACTGAAGTGAAGGAGTTGATGACAGAGATGATGAAGCTCATAGGCAGTTTTAACTTGTCGGATTTTGTCTGGTTTTGTAAGAATTTAGACCTACAGGGGTTTAAGAAGAGGGTCAAAGAAGCTCGTGCAAGGTTTGATGCAATAATGGAAAGGGTCATGAAGGCTCGTGAAGAAgaaaggaggaagaagagggaCATGAATGATGCAGGAGTCGCAATGAATGACTTTCTTGATATTTTACTTGATATCatggaaaatgagaaagaggaGATGAGACTGACAAGAGAGAACGTCAAGGGCatcattttg GATATTTTTGGAGGGGGAACAGAAACATCTGGTACCGCAGCAATATGGGCAGTAGCGGAGCTAATTAACCACCCAAACATTATGGAGAAAGCGAGACAAGAGATCGATTCTGTAGTGGGAAAGGACAGACTTGTGGAAGAATCAGATATCGCAAACCTTCCTTATCTTCAAGCCATTGTTAAGGAGATACTTAGGCTCCATCCTCCTGGCGCATTAATCGCTAGAGAATCTACAGAAGATTGCACCATTGGAGGTTATCATATTCCTGCAAAGACCCAACTATTTGTTAACCGTTGGGCTATTGGAAGGGACCCAAACTACTGGGAGAACCCACTTCAGTTCTTGCCCGAGAGATTCCTGACAGAAGATGGGAGTCTAAAGAGTCACTTGGATGTAAGGGGCCAACATTTTCATCTGCTGCCATTTGGGAGTGGAAGGAGAATTTGCCCTGGAGTTTCACTAGCACTGCAGGTAATTCAGACAAGCCTGGCTGCTATGATCCAGTGTTTTGAATGGAGAGTTGGTGATGGAGGAAATGGAAATGTTGATATGGAAGAGGGGCCTAACGCAGTCCTTGTACACCCTTTGATTTGTGTCCCAGTGGCTAGGGTCAATCCATTTCCAAAATATACAATGTAA
- the LOC100255477 gene encoding polygalacturonase — MSLQRRFIPFLIVFLLSFPCYYGLQGNPPYDYLDDAYAYDSSRAYESWPWRKFGSKIMGSKRIGKVGRSLASVKTVSVNDYGAKGDGSDATEAFKKAWEAACSSQGSVLVVPKNKNYLLKPITFEGPCKSSITVQIYGTVQASADRSAYSNDMTRWLVFENVQNLAVQGGGTINGNGKTWWENSCKVNDDLSCKDAPTALTFYNCKNLVVKNLKIQNAQQMHVSFEKCVGVQASGLTVTAPGDSPNTDGIHVTDTQNIQISSSVIGTGDDCISIVSGTQNLQATGITCGPGHGISIGSLGSGNSEAHVSDITVNGATLSGTTNGVRIKTWPGGSGSASNIKFQNIEMHNVKNPIIIDQKYCDGDKPCKSQSRAVQVQNVLYQNIKGTSSSSEAIQLDCSDKFPCQGIVLQDIDIEIGGGKAAQAVCNNAKVTEKGDVSPSCT, encoded by the exons ATGTCTCTACAAAGACGCTTCATCCCATTTCTCATCGTCTTTCTGCTTTCTTTCCCATGCTACTACGGTTTGCAAGGGAACCCACCTTACGATTATCTTGACGACGCATATGCCTATGATTCTTCCCGGGCGTATGAGAGCTGGCCATGGCGCAAATTTGGAAGTAAAATCATGGGCTCTAAGAGGATTGGTAAAGTGGGTAGATCTTTGGCTTCAGTTAAAACGGTTAGCGTGAATGATTATGGAGCTAAAGGTGATGGAAGTGATGCCACAGAG GCATTCAAGAAAGCTTGGGAGGCAGCTTGTTCATCTCAAGGATCTGTCCTAGTGGTGCCCAAAAACAAGAACTATCTCCTTAAGCCAATTACATTTGAAGGTCCTTGCAAATCCAGTATTACAGTGCAG ataTATGGAACTGTCCAGGCATCTGCTGATCGATCTGCCTACAGTAACGATATGACCCGGTGGCTTGTCTTTGAAAATGTCCAAAACTTAGCGGTTCAAGGTGGTGGAACCATCAATGGAAATGGGAAGACATGGTGGGAGAACTCTTGCAAAGTGAACGATGATCTT TCTTGCAAGGATGCACCAACG GCCTTAACCTTCTACAACTGCAAGAACTTGGTAGTGAAGAACCTCAAGATCCAAAATGCCCAGCAAATGcatgtttcttttgaaaaatgcgTGGGTGTTCAAGCTTCGGGTCTCACTGTAACTGCACCAGGGGACAGCCCCAACACTGATGGAATCCATGTGACTGACACCCAAAATATCCAGATTTCAAGCTCAGTTATAGGAACAG GTGACGACTGTATTTCAATTGTGAGTGGAACCCAGAACTTGCAAGCCACTGGTATCACCTGTGGACCAGGCCATGGAATCAG TATTGGAAGCTTAGGATCTGGAAACTCAGAGGCTCACGTTTCAGATATTACAGTGAACGGGGCAACCCTTTCGGGAACCACAAATGGAGTTAGAATCAAGACGTGGCCG GGAGGGTCTGGGAGCGCAAGCAATATCAAATTCCAAAACATCGAAATGCATAATGTAAAGAACCctataataatagaccaaaagTACTGTGACGGGGACAAACCATGCAAATCACAG AGCCGGGCGGTTCAAGTGCAAAATGTGCTGTACCAGAACATCAAAGGAACAAGTTCTTCAAGTGAGGCTATACAACTTGATTGCAGCGACAAGTTTCCATGTCAGGGGATTGTGCTGCAAGACATTGATATAGAAATTGGAGGAGGAAAAGCAGCCCAAGCTGTGTGCAACAATGCCAAAGTGACTGAAAAAGGAGATGTGTCTCCAAGTTGCACTTGA